A segment of the Lycium ferocissimum isolate CSIRO_LF1 chromosome 10, AGI_CSIRO_Lferr_CH_V1, whole genome shotgun sequence genome:
gttgagcgcttcgctTCGCTTTATGTGCACTTCAGTGTCATTATCAAGGCCCtgagacatacttttccttgccaatgagcctccCTTGAAGACAtgacactagataattgatatttcactttatcgtaatgtttttacaatttctttgtccatatatttgttattcatgcttattattgttagtcttggactaaacatatatatatatttgtatttttgcaccatcacgccttttttcattaaagcccacgctttatttgcgcttaaagcccagctgaccttagagcttttttgcgcttttcgcttttgataacactgacGTGTATTAGTTATGTGAGATTATGAACGGTATGGCACACACCATACTTGATGTGgtgaattttatacataacaACTAAATTGCTACCAAATTAACTTGGTATTAGTTATACTGTAACTTTTACCCCTAAAGTGTTGCAGTCCCTTCCAGTTTAAATGTGAAGAAaatatgttttattgctttagGGGATGGGGAAATTTTGTTTCTAGTTATTCATGTCTGTAGAAATTGTGCTTCAATTGTGTGGATAGAGATGGCATTGAAATTAGTTTCAGTTGAGGTTCTGTTTCTTCAACTCCCATAGTTCAGATGCTAGGGAATTTCTGTGGATTCAGTTCCCGTTTGGAAATATTCAAATGGTTTACAACctttcttaaataaaaaaaaaaatagacttgTTTCATGGTCAGTAATAGGTAAATGAGGAAGGTTAATCTTCTTCCAATGGTGTCTGCATAGCAAGAAAGTTGAAATCCTGGTTTTCCATATGTAGTATTGAGGTGGAGAATTATGTTGAAAGTTACTTATGAGAGTCAAATATTGTGCTTATGTAGGTATTGCATGCTTGCTATACGAAAGTGTTGCCTTCTGTTGAGGTGGAGAATCCTGAGCTGGTTGTGTGGTCAGAATCAGTAGCAGAGTTACTTGAGTTGGATCCTAAAGAGTGAGGTTCTAATGGTTGCTGAAGATTGTCCTTTCTAATGTGTTGTTATGATGGAAGTAACTCTGAGTTCTTTTAACCTTTCAGATTTGAGAGGCCTGATTTTCCATTTCTGTTCTCGGGGGCATCACCTTTAGTGGGAGCGTAAGTGTCACTTCTCTAGTTTGAATCtgcttaaaattttaattagggctggaaaaatggttttttaaaaaaaagtaaccaCCTGATCCGACCCATTAGACATGGGTTGGATaactgattttttaaaaatggatcAAATATGGAGATCGTTCAAATTATCCGCTAAAAAACTGGATATCCAAATGGATAAtgtggatatccatattatcaatATTCATTTGTCTGCTTGATATTTTTCATGAGTTCTTGCTTTTTGGAAGTCTAAGCTGATTTTGGATTTTAGCTTGTGTTCTCACCTGACTATTCCTGAAACCATGGATAATCCATATTATCCGTCAGTTAACCCATTTTTTGTCCGTGTTAAATACGAGCAGGTCGGATATTTTATCCGTTTTTGACCTGCCCATTTCCAATCCGACCCGCCCGTTTGTCACTCCCACTTTTAATAGTCTGACAGCATGTTAGGTTGAATTTGCTTGTGCAGTGTGCCTTATGCCCAGAACTATGGAGGACATCAGTTTGGTACGTGGGCTGGTCAGCTAGGTGATGGTCGAGCAATAACTCTTGGAGAGATTTTGAATTCAAAATCTGAAAGATGGGAACTGCAGCTAAAGGGTGCTGGGAAGACCCCATATAGCCGTTTTGCTGATGGTCTTGCAGTGCTTCGGAGTAGTATCCGCGAGTTCCTCTGCAGTGAAGCAATGCATAGTCTTGGAATCCCAACTACAAGAGCACTCTGTCTCGTAATGACAGGAAAAGATGTCACCAGGGACATGTTTTATGAGTATGTTActctctgtctctctctctctctctctctctctttaagtAGTTAATTGTACAATATGCCTTATCATTTTTGCGAAACGTTCATGAGCCGAGAACTCTGAGGAGAATGATATGCTTGCATTTTATTCGCTGAAATTGGTGAGAACCACTTAACCAcctatatactccctccgtcccaatttatgtgaagtgtttgacttggcacggagtttaagaatgaaagaaagacttttgaaatttgtggtttaaaacattttgtggctgtaaatcatctcattgagggtaaaagggtaagtttaaatttaaattgttactaaatattgAAAGGTGTCATTTTTTTCGGgtctgactaaaaaggaaagagtgtcacataaattgggacagagggagtagtattttcACTGAAGACTTGGAGTATGAATAGGGAGCCATGTTATATGATTATGCTCGAGATAGTTGTTTTTTGATCCATTCAAGTCTGTTTTTTTGTTCTCAATATGTATGACTCTATTCTTTTTCATGCAGCGGGAATCCAAAAGATGAGCCTGGTGCCATTGTCTGCAGAGTTGCTCAATCTTTTCTGCGTTTTGGTTCTTACCAACTACATGCCTCTAGGGGTAAAGAGGACCTTGAGATTGTGCGTACTTTAGCAGATTACACAATTAGACATCACTTCCCCCATCTAGAGAACATGAGTAAGAGTGAAAGCATATCATTCAGCACTGGTGAGGAAGATGATTCGGCTGTGGATTTAACTTCAAACAAATATGCAGGTAAATATATTGTTTTTCTTGAGTGGATATAGGAGTGGATTGTTTGTGCCTGCACTAAACTTGTCCTTCTTTTTAATGCTGAATCGAGCGTGACCTAAGAGAGTGATGATAATTGCCTGTTGATGAGTAGTACTTGTCTCAATATTCCATTGTCAGCAAAACTCTTAATGATCTTCTCATTAAGACAGTACTAATGTACTAAGCAAACGTCTATCTACACTCCAAATGCTCTAACATTGAGGAAAGGAAATGCCTTTCTTGTCATAAAAATCCTACCGTTGCTTCTATAAGAGAAAAGGTCATATATTTTAGTTTCTGTTTGTAAGCTTGTTATTTTCAGTTCACCTGACACCAGTTTTAAATGGACTTGGAGTTTACACATTTATTCTTGTAACATAGTTCTAACTTCAGCTTCATTATATTGATATATTCTGATGTAGATTGAGATAGGGATAGACACGAAAAAAGGAAAGCAATAGGAATTTAGAATAGACAAATTGTAAGCAATAATTAGAACATCCATTTGCAAACAAACACCCTAATCAAGCTAAACAAAATGAATCAAGACtaggggtgtgtttggtacggaggaaaaatgttttccaatttttccatgtttggttggtcaaaatgttttagaaaacattttctctaggaaaacatgttccttaaaaatgaggacaATGGCTCTGCTgatagaaaacattttctctaggaaaacaatTTATCCCTCAGCTTTTTATCCCCTCCCCAAATCTTCCATAAGTGACATTCCAATTCTTTTTCTCCTCCCCACGCACCCAATGCCCCCAACCTCCAGCCCTTGACCATCCCACTCCCTGCCACTCGTACTCCCCACCCCATCCCACCGCCATAGTGTTTTactagattatatataaatgcttGTGTATTTTATCCTATTATCTTGCTATTGTTTTTGCTTGTTGCTACTGACTACTTTTCGTCTTGCTATGAGCTGCGAGTCtcccggaaacagcctctctaccttcccagggtagaggtaaggtctgcgtaaaCATtaccccagaccccacttgtgggattatactgggtatgttgttgttgttgcttttgggataatattttcttgcttacttaccaaacactagaaaataactaagaaacccacttgttttccaagaaaacattttctagaaaaacgttttccttcataccaaataCACCCTAGGAATACTTTCAAGTGGAAGAAATTCCACCTGAGAACACCCCTTGCGAAGTTGTCTTCAACCAAGGGATACAACCTTCATTTATCCAAGAGAATATTCATGTTCAAAGTTAGGGTCTGGATCCTCACAATCGCGGCCTTGATGTGCTGGCTCTCCGTGACGCGGTTTGAGGCTCCGCAATTGCGGTCGTCAATGTAGCAAAAACCTGCAGTTTCCACGGGGTACCCGCTACCTCCGCCAACAATAGGTACCtagtaactctgtccaccaagacttagacaaatgagaagaaatcacctagtgtttttgtctccgctaggatttgaacctgagacctcatggttctcctCCGAGTTACCACTAGCCCACACCCTtgggttgaattttttttatctgCTTATTTTGACAAATTACTTTTCACACATTTATTGATGTATGAGTACATTTTTTCCAGCATGGGCAGTGGAAGTTGCCGAGCGGACTGCTTCTACGATTGCAAGGTGGCAAGGTGTTGGGTTCACACACGGAGTGATGAATACTGATAACATGAGTGTGTTAGGCCTCACCATAGATTATGGCCCTTATGGATTTTTAGACGCGTTTGATCCCAGTTACACACCAAATACCACTGATTTACCTGGCAGAAGATACTGCTTTGCGAATCAGCCAGATATAGGTTTATGGAATATTGCTCAGTTTGCTACTACTCTATCTACCGCACAGTTGCTAAATCAAAAGGAGGCGAATTATGCCATGGAGAGGTGACACGAAAcactactccctccatttcaatttatttgtcttactttcccttttagtcTGGTTCAAAAGGAATGCCACTTCCGgtatctgtttcaatttatatggcTTGATTCGGAGTACGAGGGTAAAACTAACTAATGTTCGGTGTGAATTCAGATATAGTatcttcaatttttaaaaataaaatttacatatttagtaaccacataaaaagtactataagtcacaataattaacaattcaaaatatttagaaagTAGTTGAAAAATTATGGTCAAAGAAAATATCCGTCCAAACATAGtaactaagacaaacaaattgaaatggagggagtaacttTTTACACCCAACATCCTACATGGCATATTTAAggccacaagattcaaaggacattttGGCACattacacatctttaatttaagacacaagattcaaaagtcttctttattttcttaaactccgtgctgagtcaaactaagacaaacaaattgaaacggaggaagtACCATTTACTAGAGTGTATGTTTTCAATTGCTTGTCTTTACCTTTTTACTGTTGAGTGACATTTTGTTTATTGACTTTTTTAAGGTATGGCATCAAATTTATGGATGACTATCAAGCAATCATGACCAAAAAGCTTGGTTTGTCTAAGTACAATAAACAGATGATTGGCGAACTACTTAAGAATATGGCTGTTGATAAAGTTGATTACACAAACTTCTTCCGATTGCTATCGAACATCAAGGCTGATCCTGCAATTCCAGAAGACAAGTTATTGATTCCTCTTAAAGCCGCTCTATTGGATATCGGTAAGGAGCGGAAGGAAGCTTGGACAAGTTGGGTGAAATCCTACATACAAGAGGTATGTATggttaacttctttttttttggtgaattaGGAATTATCTTCTTTTTGTAAATCATGTTGGCGAAGTCACATCATCTTTGTAATCTAAGCCCGTTTCTTAAATTGTTCACTAATAACTGAGGGTTAAGGGACATAAGCATGATGGAGTGCTATGAAAGCCCTTGCCTTTACACTGTTTTCATGGTGCTTCGATTTGTGTGTCTGTTTTCTTAGCACGCTGTGTTCCTGTTCATAGGGGTCCAGGGTCCTATTTTATTATGCTTGTCAATTTCGTAAGGAGCTTCTTACTCACCTGTACTGTTTCCCTTAAGACACGGGCTGCTATTGGCAGTTTGGCACAAGCAAAGCCAAGACTTTCACTAAGGGGAGTCGAAATATAAAGAAGTATATATACACAATCTGCACCCAAGGGTGtgacctagtggtcaatgaagtggtaTGAGTACCATGCGGTCTTAGGTTCAAATCCCAGTAGAGACAGAAGCACAAGATGATTTCTTTCTATCTGTCCTAGCCTTAGTGGACAAAGTTACATGGTACATGTTGCTGGTGGGAGAGGTGCTAGGTATCCCATGGAatagtcgaggtgcgcgcaagctggctaggacaccacggttatcaaatatatatacacaatgtcaGGGGGATTCAACATATAGTAtgtatacacaaaattttgacctatctacactgtaattttttggcGAAGGGTTGTCAATTGACTCCCTTTGGACTAAGGTGGTCTCCAGGGCTTCACTATGTGTGCACCTACCCCCTAACCCTGACTTTTGAGTTTAGAATGAGTTTGatcttattatatgtatatatataatttttttctcatatGTATACGTAGTTCGAGTCAAAACCAATAGGGACAGAGGagcaaaaaacataaaaatgaaaagggaaaaaaatagcaaaaaggggaaaaaaataagTGGGATGTAGGTAGTAGCTTAAAGTGAATACATAAAATGTTTCTGCTGTAACTGCTGTCATCAATGATGAGGCGTGAAACTACGCCATTTCTCCGCTGTTTGCACTTTGTGCTCATTTTGTTCATTACTCTTCTCCTCTGTAAATCTTTCTTGCATGCATGATGCTTAACTAGTTACTATATTCTACTCTACAGCTCTCTACTAGTGGTGTATCAGACGAGGAGAGAAAG
Coding sequences within it:
- the LOC132032768 gene encoding uncharacterized protein LOC132032768, coding for MQILSRISSSSTSLLHFSISLQPRFYFHTNKNPFSSSYPKIQHNHHPCFFSSSMDSTSATVDSVTSNLKNQTLVNDENNSKHMLKLEELNWDHSFVRELPPDPRTDTLQREVLHACYTKVLPSVEVENPELVVWSESVAELLELDPKEFERPDFPFLFSGASPLVGAVPYAQNYGGHQFGTWAGQLGDGRAITLGEILNSKSERWELQLKGAGKTPYSRFADGLAVLRSSIREFLCSEAMHSLGIPTTRALCLVMTGKDVTRDMFYDGNPKDEPGAIVCRVAQSFLRFGSYQLHASRGKEDLEIVRTLADYTIRHHFPHLENMSKSESISFSTGEEDDSAVDLTSNKYAAWAVEVAERTASTIARWQGVGFTHGVMNTDNMSVLGLTIDYGPYGFLDAFDPSYTPNTTDLPGRRYCFANQPDIGLWNIAQFATTLSTAQLLNQKEANYAMERYGIKFMDDYQAIMTKKLGLSKYNKQMIGELLKNMAVDKVDYTNFFRLLSNIKADPAIPEDKLLIPLKAALLDIGKERKEAWTSWVKSYIQELSTSGVSDEERKASMNSVNPKYILRNYLCQSAIDAAEQGDFREVRRLLQLMQHPFDEQPGMEKYARLPPAWAYRPGVGMLSCSS